A DNA window from Deltaproteobacteria bacterium contains the following coding sequences:
- a CDS encoding zinc ribbon domain-containing protein — MPLYEFRCLKCNDVFEILIIRDEDEVEMRCPHCGSDDFERVLSSTTYAMGFAKGESTGPTVESRQCSSGTCSTFTLPGHTKN; from the coding sequence ATGCCCCTATATGAATTTCGTTGTCTTAAGTGCAACGACGTCTTTGAGATCCTCATTATCAGAGACGAAGACGAGGTTGAAATGAGATGCCCCCACTGCGGATCCGACGATTTTGAACGCGTATTGAGCAGCACCACATATGCGATGGGCTTTGCGAAAGGCGAATCAACGGGGCCCACAGTTGAATCCAGGCAGTGCTCTTCGGGCACCTGTTCCACCTTTACCTTGCCCGGTCACACCAAAAATTGA
- a CDS encoding macro domain-containing protein has protein sequence MEKNIGQAVVEVRQCDITEMDTDAIVNAANAQLVLGAGVAGAIRTKGGPKIQEECDAIGGTFVGGAVITTAGNLKARHVIHAVGPRMGEGNEEEKLKNATLNSLKVADENKLTSITFPAISTGIFGFPKERCAEIMLRSVIDYLTNKKTGLKRVVFCLHGASSHRIFSDALKRC, from the coding sequence ATGGAAAAAAACATCGGCCAAGCTGTTGTCGAGGTGCGTCAATGCGACATTACTGAAATGGACACTGATGCCATCGTCAATGCGGCTAACGCACAACTCGTTCTGGGAGCCGGGGTGGCCGGAGCCATCAGGACTAAGGGCGGTCCCAAAATCCAGGAGGAATGCGATGCCATCGGTGGGACTTTTGTGGGTGGCGCCGTGATTACTACAGCCGGGAATCTGAAAGCCCGTCACGTGATCCACGCCGTAGGCCCGAGGATGGGTGAGGGCAATGAAGAGGAGAAGTTGAAAAATGCCACGCTAAACAGCCTCAAGGTAGCTGATGAGAACAAGCTCACCAGCATCACCTTCCCGGCCATCAGCACAGGCATCTTCGGATTCCCCAAGGAACGCTGTGCTGAGATCATGCTTCGGTCTGTGATCGATTATCTGACCAACAAAAAAACAGGCCTAAAACGAGTAGTCTTTTGTCTTCATGGGGCATCAAGTCATAGGATTTTCTCAGATGCCTTGAAGCGGTGTTGA
- a CDS encoding glucose-1-phosphate thymidylyltransferase yields the protein MKALVLSGGKGTRLRPLTYTMPKQLVPVANEPILGYVFRHIQEAGIKDVGVVVSPETQHDVRAFLGKGTRWHVRVHYILQPQPLGLAHAVKVARPFLGDASFVMYLGDNLLAQGIREFMGEFQSVKPDALIFLKQVRNPQAFGVAVLDQRGHIVKLVEKPKKPPSDLALVGVYFFSPSIHDAIDRIKPSARGELEITDAIQELMRLGRSVKGQILEDWWLDTGKKDDFLAANTVVLDSYVRQSVAGKLDATSRVDGRVQIEKTAKITNSSLRGPVVIGKRCKITNSFIGPYTTIGHGTQIINSAIEHSVILEKCIIENILRLEDSLIGREAKVIRHDKSHSRALRLLIGDNNVVEV from the coding sequence ATGAAGGCCTTGGTGCTCTCCGGAGGCAAGGGAACCAGACTCAGACCGCTCACGTACACCATGCCTAAACAGCTCGTCCCCGTGGCAAACGAACCGATCCTCGGATATGTCTTTCGCCACATTCAAGAGGCCGGAATCAAGGATGTGGGTGTCGTGGTCTCTCCGGAGACGCAACATGACGTGCGGGCATTTCTCGGCAAGGGGACTCGCTGGCATGTTCGGGTTCACTACATTTTGCAGCCCCAACCTTTGGGCCTGGCCCATGCGGTCAAGGTAGCTCGTCCTTTCTTGGGTGATGCGTCTTTTGTCATGTACCTGGGAGACAACCTCCTTGCCCAGGGAATTAGGGAATTCATGGGAGAGTTTCAATCGGTAAAGCCGGATGCCCTGATATTTCTGAAACAAGTCCGGAACCCGCAGGCCTTTGGAGTGGCAGTTCTTGACCAAAGGGGACATATTGTCAAGCTTGTTGAAAAGCCCAAAAAGCCGCCCTCTGACCTCGCCCTCGTGGGAGTCTATTTTTTTTCCCCCAGCATTCACGATGCTATTGACCGGATCAAGCCTTCTGCCAGAGGAGAACTCGAAATCACCGATGCGATCCAAGAATTGATGCGGTTGGGGCGGTCCGTTAAAGGACAAATCCTAGAAGACTGGTGGCTCGACACTGGGAAAAAAGATGACTTTCTGGCTGCCAATACGGTGGTGCTGGATAGTTATGTCAGGCAGAGCGTGGCGGGCAAACTAGACGCCACGAGTAGAGTGGACGGGCGGGTGCAAATAGAAAAGACTGCCAAGATCACCAATAGCAGTCTCCGCGGCCCAGTAGTCATTGGAAAACGGTGTAAGATCACAAACTCTTTCATCGGACCTTACACTACCATTGGCCATGGAACACAGATCATCAATTCAGCCATCGAACACTCGGTGATCCTGGAAAAGTGCATTATTGAGAATATTTTGAGACTTGAAGACAGTCTCATAGGACGAGAGGCCAAAGTCATCCGCCATGACAAAAGCCACAGCCGCGCCCTGCGACTACTCATCGGCGACAACAACGTGGTTGAGGTTTAG
- the rfbB gene encoding dTDP-glucose 4,6-dehydratase, protein MLITGGCGFIGSNFIHYMTAARPEYEFINLDKLTYSGNPDNLKTMGDNPRYRFVRGDIRDEDLVSSVIRENRIQAVIHFAAESHVDRSITRAKDFVQTNVEGTHVLLEAATQYWTETLSRDQAFRFVHISTDEVYGTLGQKGTFSEESPLRPNSPYSATKAGADLLARAYFETYGLPVLIVRPSNNYGPCQYPEKFIPLMVTNLIEDKPLPIYGKGLNVRDWIFVTDTCRAVDSILQKGSPGEAYNVGGETEKRNIDVARHLLSLSNRGKSSLKFVEDRPGHDLRYALNNAKIKKELGWEPEMRFEKGIEETVAWYHANEWWWRPLKERLSKESKGFWSKS, encoded by the coding sequence GTGTTGATTACAGGGGGCTGCGGCTTTATCGGCTCAAACTTCATCCATTACATGACCGCGGCCCGGCCCGAATATGAATTTATCAACCTGGATAAGCTCACGTATTCGGGCAACCCTGATAATCTAAAGACAATGGGTGACAATCCCCGCTATCGTTTTGTTCGCGGAGATATAAGGGATGAGGACCTTGTCAGTTCAGTGATCCGAGAAAATCGTATTCAGGCCGTTATTCATTTCGCTGCGGAATCCCATGTGGACAGATCCATCACAAGAGCAAAGGATTTTGTTCAAACCAACGTTGAGGGGACCCACGTCTTGCTTGAAGCGGCTACTCAATACTGGACAGAAACCCTTTCACGAGATCAGGCATTCCGGTTTGTACACATTTCAACAGACGAAGTCTACGGCACCCTGGGCCAGAAAGGGACTTTTTCCGAAGAAAGCCCTTTGCGGCCCAACTCCCCATATTCGGCCACAAAGGCGGGCGCTGATCTTCTTGCACGGGCCTATTTTGAAACATACGGCCTGCCGGTCTTGATCGTGCGACCATCCAACAATTATGGGCCTTGCCAATATCCGGAAAAATTCATTCCCCTCATGGTCACTAACCTGATTGAAGACAAGCCTCTGCCGATTTACGGGAAGGGCTTGAACGTCCGGGACTGGATTTTTGTCACAGACACTTGTCGGGCAGTGGATTCTATCCTCCAAAAGGGAAGCCCCGGAGAGGCCTATAATGTGGGAGGAGAAACCGAAAAGCGCAACATCGATGTGGCACGACATCTCTTGTCCTTATCTAACAGGGGAAAATCGTCTCTGAAGTTCGTTGAGGATCGACCGGGACATGACTTGCGGTACGCATTAAACAACGCAAAAATTAAGAAAGAACTGGGATGGGAACCGGAGATGCGTTTCGAAAAGGGTATCGAGGAAACTGTAGCCTGGTACCATGCCAATGAATGGTGGTGGAGACCTCTGAAGGAAAGGCTCTCCAAGGAAAGCAAGGGGTTCTGGAGCAAATCATGA
- the rfbD gene encoding dTDP-4-dehydrorhamnose reductase — protein MKVLVTGSKGMLAHDLIPIISKGHETTSLGVDGLDITDKKNVFDVVGEIRPDLIVNCAAYSQVDEAEKDKEQAFLVNAYGVQQLALACQEYGCALCHISTDYVFDGKSTEPYQPFDLPCPVSAYGTSKLAGETFMRSILNRYYLIRTSSLYGKNGTNFVYAILRLAEKEQALRVVQDQQMSPTWTVNLAQGILRLICTGNFGVYHLTDQTDGGINWYEFASQILKTKGIHKEIEPTTSREFARPAKRPQYSVLDTSLFTLCSGYEPMPWQESLQHFIDMI, from the coding sequence ATGAAGGTCCTGGTTACTGGTTCCAAGGGGATGTTGGCCCATGATCTGATTCCGATCATTTCAAAGGGACATGAAACAACTTCCCTGGGCGTGGATGGACTGGACATCACTGACAAAAAAAATGTCTTTGACGTTGTGGGAGAGATTAGGCCGGACCTTATAGTAAACTGTGCTGCATACAGCCAGGTCGACGAGGCAGAAAAGGACAAGGAGCAGGCGTTTCTTGTCAATGCATACGGGGTCCAACAATTGGCTCTGGCCTGTCAGGAATATGGATGTGCGCTTTGTCACATCAGCACTGATTACGTATTTGACGGGAAATCAACTGAGCCTTACCAACCCTTTGATCTGCCTTGTCCAGTTAGTGCGTATGGGACATCGAAACTGGCTGGTGAGACATTCATGCGCTCCATTCTCAACCGATACTACCTCATCCGGACGAGCTCACTCTACGGCAAGAATGGCACTAACTTCGTCTACGCTATTCTCCGGCTGGCAGAAAAGGAGCAAGCCCTGAGGGTCGTTCAAGATCAGCAGATGTCCCCGACATGGACCGTCAACTTGGCCCAAGGAATCTTGAGACTGATCTGTACAGGCAATTTTGGTGTGTACCATCTCACAGACCAAACCGACGGCGGCATCAACTGGTACGAATTTGCCAGTCAGATCCTGAAGACAAAGGGAATCCACAAAGAAATCGAACCAACTACCAGCCGGGAATTTGCCCGCCCTGCCAAGAGACCTCAATACTCTGTGCTTGACACCAGCCTCTTCACTCTATGCTCCGGCTATGAGCCCATGCCGTGGCAGGAGTCTTTGCAGCATTTCATTGATATGATTTGA
- a CDS encoding alpha/beta hydrolase, which produces MEKIWLDTSSGKVEAWFLSPARDHGAEPVPVVIFAHGNAELIDFWPQELKRFTSFGIGVLLVEYPGYGRSKGSPSQSNITETFVAAYDALVKRKDVDSARIVLFGRSLGGGVVCALAAERPSAALILLSSFISVRACASSFLAPGFLVLDPFDNLRVVKSYSGPVLVIHGRNDNLIAYKHGVALCRAAQDGEMLTYECSHNDCPPSWDTFWRDIESFLIKAEIIDS; this is translated from the coding sequence TTGGAGAAGATTTGGTTAGATACGAGTAGCGGAAAGGTTGAGGCATGGTTTCTCTCTCCGGCCCGGGATCACGGCGCTGAGCCTGTGCCGGTAGTGATTTTTGCTCATGGCAATGCAGAGTTAATTGACTTCTGGCCCCAAGAACTCAAGAGGTTTACGTCTTTTGGGATTGGCGTACTGCTTGTCGAGTATCCCGGTTATGGTCGCTCCAAAGGAAGTCCGTCCCAAAGCAATATTACTGAAACATTCGTGGCAGCTTATGATGCTCTCGTTAAACGAAAGGATGTCGACTCCGCCAGGATCGTTTTGTTCGGACGTTCCCTTGGCGGCGGCGTGGTCTGCGCGCTTGCTGCAGAGCGACCTTCTGCGGCCCTTATTCTTCTGTCCAGTTTTATCAGTGTCAGGGCATGTGCGTCGAGTTTTCTGGCGCCCGGCTTTCTTGTGCTGGACCCGTTTGACAATCTTCGAGTTGTCAAGTCTTACTCCGGTCCGGTCCTCGTAATCCACGGGAGAAATGACAATCTTATTGCATACAAGCATGGAGTTGCCCTTTGCCGGGCGGCGCAAGACGGCGAAATGCTCACCTATGAGTGCAGTCACAACGACTGCCCGCCAAGTTGGGACACATTCTGGAGAGACATCGAGTCATTTCTCATAAAGGCCGAAATCATTGACAGTTGA
- a CDS encoding J domain-containing protein, which translates to MNKYEKITEARKLLELPERATIEEIKANYRNLVRAWHPDRCKEAKEKCTERTARIVAAYGIIIDYCNHYKFSFSEKEVRNHLSEEEWWLERFGNDPLWHK; encoded by the coding sequence ATGAACAAGTACGAGAAAATTACTGAGGCAAGAAAGCTGCTTGAATTGCCTGAACGGGCAACCATTGAAGAGATTAAGGCCAATTACAGAAACTTGGTCAGGGCATGGCATCCGGACAGATGTAAGGAAGCCAAGGAGAAATGCACAGAAAGGACGGCCAGGATTGTTGCTGCATATGGGATCATAATTGACTATTGTAATCATTATAAATTCTCCTTTTCCGAAAAAGAAGTCAGGAATCATCTCTCAGAAGAGGAATGGTGGCTTGAGCGTTTTGGCAACGATCCATTGTGGCACAAATAG